The DNA sequence GGCAAAGGGATGGCGGTGTTTATGGGCCAATCCGGCGCCGGGAAATCCACTTTGCTGAACCAACTGATGCCCGAATTGGACTTGCAGACAGGCGAAATCTCGACCGCCTTGGGCAGGGGCCGCCACACGACGCGACATGTCGAGTTGCATCCTGTAGGTGATGCTCTGATTGCGGATACCCCTGGCTTCAGTACAATCGACTTGGTCGACATTGAAGCGGCCGATCTGCCTTCATTTTTCCCGGATTTTGAAGCGCTGCGCGACCAATGCCGATTTGCAGGCTGCATGCACATCAACGAGCCGAATTGCCGGGTGAAAGAAGCCGTTGCATCGGGGGAAATTGCCCCGTACAGATACGAACACTATCTGCAGTTCCATGAGGAAATCGTCGGCCGCAAACCGATGTACACAAAAAAAAATAAGAGATAAGGTGCGTGTGAAAATGAAAATTGCTCCATCCATATTAAGTGCTGATTTCGCAAATTTAGAGCGGGACGTCAAGTTAGTCGAACAAGCGGGCGCCGATTATATCCATATCGATGCCATGGACGGCCAATTCGTTGCCAATTTGACTTTGGGCCCAAATGTTGTACAGGCAATCCGGCCGCACACAAAATTACCGCTGGATTGTCATTTGATGGTGAACACGCCTGAAAAATTGATTCCTGCTTTCGCCAGAGCCGGCGCCGATATCATCACGATCCACGCGGAAGCTACTGCTCACGTCCACGGCGCGATCCAGATGATCAAAAATGAAAATATAGCAGCCGGTATCGTCATCAACCCGGGCACAAGCGTAGAAGTCATCAAACCCATTTTGGGGGATGTCGACATGGTGCTTGTCATGACCGTCAACCCGGGCTTCGGAGGCCAAAGCTTCATCGAAAGCACCTTGGACAAAATCCAAGAGTTGGCTTCTTTGCGCGAAAAGCATGGCTATCATTATGAAATCGAAGTCGATGGCGGCATTACCCACGAGACCATCACCAAGTGCATTAAAGCAGGTGCTGATGTATTCGTAGCCGGTTCCTACATTTATGACGATGAAAATCCAGCAGCTGCCATCAGCCGACTGAAGGATGCTTGCCATAATGCAGTCTGAGAAAGTAGTGATTGTGGTCGGTGGCGACCAGACGGATGTAGCCGCCTTGGTCCATCGCTATTCGGCAAGCCATCGCTTGGTCGGCGCAGACCGCGGAGCGTTGACGCTTGCCGGGCTGCTCGCTGATTTTGATGCGGCCATCGGCGATTTTGATTCCGTCACCCCGGCAGAAATGGAAGAAATCAAAAAGAAAAGCCGTATCTGCCGCGTCCTGCCTGCCCAAAAAGATGAAACGGATACAGAGGCGGCCATCGCCTATGCGATCGAAACGTTCAACCCGGAAGAAATCATTCTTTTGGGAGCCTTCGGAGGGCGATTGGACCATCTGATGAGCAATCTCTGGTTGGCGTTCCATCCGCTCCTGCACGGGATGGCGGGGAAAATCAGCCTGATGGATCGGCATAATAGCTTGCGGTTTTATATGCCCGGCAGTTATGTTCTGGAAAAAGAGGCGGATAAAAAATACTTGTCGTTCATCGGCATGACCCCAATCAAGAATCTGACCCTGACTGGAGTTGCCTACCCTTTGCATGGAAAAGATTACGATTACCCGATAGCTTTGGTCAGCAACGAGTTTGAAGAGA is a window from the uncultured Trichococcus sp. genome containing:
- the rpe gene encoding ribulose-phosphate 3-epimerase, whose protein sequence is MKIAPSILSADFANLERDVKLVEQAGADYIHIDAMDGQFVANLTLGPNVVQAIRPHTKLPLDCHLMVNTPEKLIPAFARAGADIITIHAEATAHVHGAIQMIKNENIAAGIVINPGTSVEVIKPILGDVDMVLVMTVNPGFGGQSFIESTLDKIQELASLREKHGYHYEIEVDGGITHETITKCIKAGADVFVAGSYIYDDENPAAAISRLKDACHNAV
- a CDS encoding thiamine diphosphokinase, giving the protein MQSEKVVIVVGGDQTDVAALVHRYSASHRLVGADRGALTLAGLLADFDAAIGDFDSVTPAEMEEIKKKSRICRVLPAQKDETDTEAAIAYAIETFNPEEIILLGAFGGRLDHLMSNLWLAFHPLLHGMAGKISLMDRHNSLRFYMPGSYVLEKEADKKYLSFIGMTPIKNLTLTGVAYPLHGKDYDYPIALVSNEFEENEMRFSFESGLLAVIQSTDKRK